Within the Pygocentrus nattereri isolate fPygNat1 chromosome 28, fPygNat1.pri, whole genome shotgun sequence genome, the region TCATTTGGCAGCTAAGACAACTATTAAGTCTGTGCTCTACAGCCCCCTCACTGACACCCTAGGCCAGGTCAATATATAGCCATCAGACTAATCAAGTATCCTATACAAAAATCATTAGTTGAGCCCTAACCTGGTTGGCTTGTATGACTGTATGCAATACATTATCACCCCATCGATGCCCTTAGACATCACCATTTGACGATAACGTTGTGTGGGGAGGTGTGGGAGTGGCCCTGCTTTTTGCTTTTAATGGCTTTGATGTAGCTGCACTGTCAAAATGATTTAAGCCCTCGTTCATGTTTCACGAGAAGTATTGCACATGAGAAGCTGCAGAACAGGTTTATCTTTCTAATAATCACAGCTGCGGTTGATAAGATAAAAGTTCTGCCTTGCATGGCTGCAGAACGTTCTGAAGCTGGACAACATGTTCAGAGTAATATGAACGCTACTCAtgaaagggctcatatcatagAAAATCAAACTTGACATAGTACATGAACACTGCTACACTttctagttctacagttacagactgcagtccatctgtttctctgatactttgctagcccccttttaccctgttcttcagtggtcaggacctgcTCCCTGTtcttgagtggtggatcattctcagcactgcagtaacactggtggtggttgtgttagtgtgtgtcgcaaaaataaaaatgaaatacaggaaaaagaagaatatgggctctttacatgtaaacaaagtccatGAGAAAAACATGATcacttttgttcatttcaagCCTACTAACCAGTACACCAGCATACCTGACTGGTCAATGTAGAAGAAGACTGCCAATACAAATTCTTGGAAGACTGGCGATAAGAAGGAGAATATGGCATTAGGAGAAGAGACGTCATCTCTGCTGATACGCAGGAAAGCTGAAAGGACTGAAGAGCCCAGAAAGGGCTGCAGGCCGCAGGTGATGACCTCAGTGGTAGAGCAGTGTGCGTGCGCCTGGGAGTAGCAGTGGTCTGCGAGTTTGCCCAGACCACAGAGAAGCTGCTTGCTTGTCTCCACATTCACCCCATTCTcctgcagcagtgtgtgtgtgaccgcGCAGCACAGCTCAGTCAGCGTCTCTGGCACATGCTCCTTACACACGCAGCACAGCGTccagcagaaggcaggacacctGAACAACTCGGCCACGCCCACCACTTGTTCGCAGTGACGGAGAACCTGCTCTGCTTCAGCCTCATTGTTGAAAAACTGCTGGAAGTAGCTTCTCCTCTGAGCCTTGGAGAAGCCTAGCAGGTAAACACACTGCAAAGACTCCAGAAGGACAGCTTCTTTACAGGTGAGGAGGACTGAGGCTCCAGGCAGCAGAGAACCCTCCagcagactgtgcagcagcacagcgccccctgctggttgCTGCGGGTCACTCACAAGTGTGTCAGATGGTGGAGATTCAGAGAGAAGGTCCTGAAAGTGGTCCAGCCCGTCGACCACCAGGAGCAGCGACTGAGGCCTCTGCAGGGCAGACGCGAGAGCCTCGGCCGagaggtgtgcatgtgtgctcaGCAGCAAACTCTCCAGACTCTGTTCACTTGTACAGAGTGTTCTCTCGCACACCGGCAGCAGAAGTGTGTAATGCTGCAGAAGGGAGCCCGTGGCCCACTCCCAAATGAGCTGCTGGACCGCTGTGGTCTTCCCCGCCCCAACACCTCCACATAGCTGGACCTTACAACCCTCACAGCCTGCCGCAAACTCTCGGGAGATCACGGCCTCCAACGTCTCCCACGCTTCATTCTCCTCCAGGCCGGCCTCCTCGCTCACCCTGGCGGACAGAGGGGTGTAGCACTTGTTCACAATGACCTCTTTGACAGACTGACCACCTAAAAGTGAGCTGGCCTGAGTCGAGTTTAGCACACCGTTTCTCAAGGCCTCCTTATGCAACTTCTGCACATCtgccaaaaaagaaagaagaaaaacaagagagaaCCCGTCTTGAGAAACTATTTTCAACAGGCAGTTGGTTTGACAGGGATTTTAACGCACATGGTGTAACTACAATCTTGTGAGACCAGTGCACTAATAATATTctacaaacagtaaaaaaatatttgggaTTAGTTTCCCAATCAGGGATTAAacctagtcctggactacattttcctttttcagtgctgtgtagTCCAGGTCTAGACTGACCCTGTTCAGGAGACCAACCCTATATGTCAAAACGTTTGCAGATTCCTGTATCTTATGAAATCAAAGGTATTTGGGGGgaaagatttttcaaaaaactgcatatttcagtggttaagatgtaaacaaaatgaatagaaaagggtcatttgttttggtagAATGTGACAGAATAAGCTATtttgcacacactcacacacagaaaaggaatcagagacagagagagagagagagagagagagagagagagagagagagagagaaagagaaagagaaagagagagagagagagagagagagagagagagagaaagagagaaagggggggggtcagagaggggggggtgatGGTCCTACCATAGGGAATGTCAGGAATGTCTGTGGTGCTGTCCATATCGGTCTGCGTggtcagatctctctctctctgtgtaaaatgagcagatcagactCCTCCAGCGGTCTGTGAGGAGCAGGAAGCTCCGCTTCCTAATATAGTTCTCTACCTGGCCACAGTCCAAATCCCTCCTAACGTCGGAGAACCTGCTCGGTTCTAGACCAGAACACACGCCcttcattacatttacactcTGATACTGAGTTTATGAGTTTACGAGCCTCCGCAGCTTCATAACTGCTGCAAGAGCTCGAACTACCTCCTACACTTCCAGCTGTTACTCTTCACTCGTGTCGCGTTTCAGTAAGGAGCCGtttgctgccctctgctggtggtTTGGTTCCATTAAAGGCCCCATAACCTACAGTTTTTTTGCATGctattttttcttctcctgaggtcaacgtgtgtgtgtgtgtgtgtgtgtttttggtcttaattcatttttacatgagtgggcggggctaaactactgttgGCTAAATAGGCTGGTGGATGTGAattatttgtctttttcatAGCCTCAATTCATAATGAGCTGTGTTTGCAGCCCAGTTTCCACACATAGTCTGTACGGGGTAAATACTATGATTTACCTGTTGAGCAGTAATTCCTCAAATGTAATGACTCTAGATGTCCGTTAGGGGGAGGCAGAAACCCGCACACGTGgtgagcatttttttttctttttttttttttacgctgtaaaaatgattaatacTTAATATAACCTTCAATTATGGCTCATTTGAATGCCCTGTGACTTTGATACCCTATTGGTGGAGCGCTTATTAATTCTCTAATATTGAGAAAATTACAACAGGCACATATTAATTTACCCACATTCATTACTTTTCCAGGCCAATAATcacttttgtaaaataaatcctGGAATCAGACTTACAGTCCCCTAAATTTAGATGTGTTTCTGCCatgtagagttttttttttttgtttttttaaacattaaagtgTTGAGTGTCTGAATGTAGCACAATACAAACAAGTGCATACCTTCCTGATATGTTGGCTGGTCTTGAAGGTAGACAGTAGTATCTTACTACACTGACTCATATTGGCTGTGTTTCCCTCAAGGGTTATTTTTGAAGGAAGCAAAATGACCTTCTACTGCGATCAGATCATTGCACCTGATATTATAAGTTagtgccctgtgatggactggcggcctgtccagggtgtatcctgccttccgcccgatgaccgctgggataggctccagcaccccctgcgaccctgagggagaagcggcttagaaaatggatggattataAGTTAGTATGAGTAGAAATAGGTTGAATAATCTTATGAAACAATCTCATAATGACAAATGTTGCATATTTTGTCTACATTCAAGACGGTTTCACTTCATTTGTGCAGTGTAATCGGCAGCGCTGCTTCTTGCTCGAAGCAGTAAGGTGTGGCTCTAATATTGTTTGGTGAAAATGTGCAGTGAGTCAGAGTTCAGGCCTTAGTTGGTTATTAaattgagaaccatttgtctctgtgtttgcacactgtggaattagacctccgcttttaacccatccgtgcagtgaaacacccacatgcacactagtgaacacacacactagggggcagtgagcacacttgcccggagcggtgggcagccctatccacggcgcccggagagcagatgggggttaggtgccttgctcaagggcgcttcagtcatggactgtcagccgaggggatcggaCCGGCGGCCTTCCGGGCACAGGGCTggctccctgacctccagcccacgactggttatagttcaaatgtaaatgtcagtGACTAACTAGCCAGGGAGTGGCAAGAAGTGTTAGGCTAACTCACTAAGTAGCTACAGATGAGCTGATTGGTTTTGGCCGTCTCACCGTATTGCTCTGATTGGTTAATCTGACAGTCAATCAGGAAACTGGCCAATGACAGCTGAGCGCGCCTTTCCCGCTCAAATTTGAAAATACGTCCGTTAGAATGGAGGCTGCTGCTAAATCGGTCCACTAGCAATGGCTGTTACCTGGATTATCTCACATCTGCCTGTCAGACTCTTACACTGAGCGACTTTGAGTTGTGGGATGTCAACAGAGAACACATGGACATGTGAAGGAAGGGTCAGACGGGATCGGTTTGGCCATATCAGGTAAGAAACATTTTGCCCTGTGAATTTCTCTAgttagctaacaggctaatgtAACGTTAGCTatggtttgtgtttatttcccACTTTAAAAGTGGTCGCTTTCACAGCAAGGGCTCAATAATTAGCCTAACACTCAAGCAGACACCATGTTTCACATGTGTGGCACGAGCAATACAGCTGCTGGCCTCTatcaaattaaacattaaaattagcCTAATTTCGACACCAACGGTTGACGCTCACAACAGCTCATCTCTCCGCCGGACTGCTACATGAAGCACGAACGAATATGGTTTTCGTTGCCCTCAGTAAGCTTAACTGTGGTCTGTCCGCCTTTTCTGCAGTAATCAAGGTTTTATTTATGGTGTCTGTTTAATGTTAGTTCTCCTCTGTTCGGTCTATTGATGAGCGCAGTGTGAGGTGTTCCAGCTCAGGTTAAACCTTTACCATAAAACTGCACTGAAGCTTCGCTCACATCTCAAGCCTCATCGCTCAGATCCGATCTGACAGGgcggttcacactcgtttagttAACCTAAGTGACTCAACCGGCGTCCTGGAATGAGCCGCATGaacacatcctactcagtaacggcGCGTGCACCATCAGCAAACAGACTTACTGTCCTAACGAGCTTCGCCGAGAACaccattaactctgatcagctctcagcttcattattagattgattttccaccgtttacaggctttagcttccgttcggcgctgctgccatggtaacgctgaatgatggcgcacgcgcagtggggggaaaaagcgcatgaattccgatctgagcgtcacattaaggtcacaggGCCACGTGACACGtctccgatctaggaccacatgcGAAAGTGGCTTGg harbors:
- the si:ch73-233m11.2 gene encoding NACHT, LRR and PYD domains-containing protein 3 isoform X2; this translates as MDSTTDIPDIPYDVQKLHKEALRNGVLNSTQASSLLGGQSVKEVIVNKCYTPLSARVSEEAGLEENEAWETLEAVISREFAAGCEGCKVQLCGGVGAGKTTAVQQLIWEWATGSLLQHYTLLLPVCERTLCTSEQSLESLLLSTHAHLSAEALASALQRPQSLLLVVDGLDHFQDLLSESPPSDTLVSDPQQPAGGAVLLHSLLEGSLLPGASVLLTCKEAVLLESLQCVYLLGFSKAQRRSYFQQFFNNEAEAEQVLRHCEQVVGVAELFRCPAFCWTLCCVCKEHVPETLTELCCAVTHTLLQENGVNVETSKQLLCGLGKLADHCYSQAHAHCSTTEVITCGLQPFLGSSVLSAFLRISRDDVSSPNAIFSFLSPVFQEFVLAVFFYIDQSALQSGQNEARILEGGPDMYQMFLAGLSDPAQRKLLEASIGQLSSGRLSEFHQWLMSLVVEVLPGLEKEKHCCVFRLLHHARSPTLVRETVGACKWRAVSYAGLQVSDCAGLVFVARCLGEMEHLNLYRSELMDTQAQKLIPALHLAKSINLCQSHLSPGVITHLARAMMDGRTTWLDLSRSVLSVEALKILCLSLTHSNLHTLCLRTCSLTPACGEVLGKMLSDSKLCALDLGGNDLQSQGLAQLIGALGMSSCRLQDLSLDHCSLSGECIALLSSALSSSLSELKKLNLNWNQLAEDTLELLSQALQTGRCSLSVLQLFDCELTDSCCPSIAAILQSHNCCLTELDLSVNELDQAGALLICDALKSPRCPLEKLCAVVFVSV